ATGGATCTCAGTACTCTCCAATATATCGAGGGGGCGGGGGCTCGGATTGTAGGCAATCCCTACCATGAAGTTGAACCCTACGAGGCAGTCCGATTTACCAACGCGATGGATCTAGATCGGATATTTTACCATGCCCAATCTGTATACCAGGAGCGAAACGCCACAAATGCGCCGAAGATCATCACAGATGAAAATCTGATGAAGATGAGAGAGGCGTTCATCGAACGCGCACGCGGGTACCTAGAGCGCGGGGATGATGAGTGCTCGGTCCTGAACGACCTCATCAACGAAGACCGTGGGCACTATTTCTGGGAAATTCGGATCTCAGATATTGTTGGGGCTGCGAAGGATGCCGTCCAACGCGCCAATAGTAATGCTCGCCTTCAGAACAATCCTCTTCTGAAACTAACTCCTGCAAGTGTTGCGGAGAGGTTTGTAGACCTAAAAGGGAAAGAGATCAGATTTGTCTACGATCTGAAGATCTGGAGAGTCTGGAACGGCATTCGGTGGGAAGATGACCCCGCCGAGGTGAAAATTCAGAAGAAAATTAAGGAAGTTGTCTCGAACTTGGCAAAAGAGGCCACGCTTACCGTGGAGGATGAAAAAATCTTGGGGGCGGTTACCAAATTCTTCAAGGGACTGCTCTCCAATGGAGGAATCAAGGGACTAATTGAGATTATATCACGAGATGAAAAAATTGCCACGAGTTATGGGCACTTCGACGCAGACCCGTACCTCCTGAACTTTGAAAACTGCACATATGACTTGCGAACGTTTACAGGCCGTCCACATTCCCCCGATGATCTGATCACCAATGTCGCGGGCCAGGGGACGGATCCCGACACTGGAGAAACCATGACAGTCAGGTACGACCCCTCGGCCAAGTGCCCCCTCTGGAAGAAGAGCCTCGAAGAATGGTTCCCGTTGGATCATGATCATAACCCACATGGGAAAAACGTAGACCGCGATACAATCGAATCCCTCCAGGTTCGATTGGGATACAGTATTTCAGGAAATGCCATTGAAGACGACTTCCTGGTGTGGTATGGATTGAAGGGGCGAAATGGAAAGGGGGTATGCAAGGATATTACTATGGCAGTTCTTGGAACCTATGCCACGGTATCTGACCGAACCTTAGTCATTGAAACGTATGAAACGGGGAAAGGAGGATCCAGAGGAGACCTCAAAAATCTCATTGGGAAACGCCTCGTTTTCGTAGATGAACTTAAAAGGAAAGATAGGTTGGACTGCGCGTTTGTGAAGGACTGGTGCGGGCACGGCATCATATCTTTCCGGCCGCCATACGGATCCAACGAAATCCATATGCGCCCCGCAGGATCCATCATACTCCTCACAAACAATCTGGGATCTATTGAAAGTGCCGACAGTATATGGGACAGGTTGAGGATTGTCCCGTGGACCAAGTACTTTGGTGAGAACGAAAGGAAAAAGAATCTCAGATCCGAGTTGTTCAAAGAATTGCCGGGCATTATAAACTGGTACCTTGAAGGCTACAAAAAATATACTCAACTAAAAAAATTGCCAGAATCCAACGCAATGCATGCATCACGGGTGAAATACATGGAGGACAACAACCCTCTGGCAGACTGGATCGCCGATGAGATGATATTGGCGAATGAGGCCCCAAAATCTCAAAGG
The Methanofollis sp. W23 genome window above contains:
- a CDS encoding phage/plasmid primase, P4 family; translated protein: MTEVGDHGHGAKITASREKYLYRIARDLHSQNPVENFLEDLQDTNRKVISPPLPEETVSQIYKDVAGWNLQFTPQIYQMHVPPGSISAIVEGMRRVVSENDGDQTKKENTRAIEIRMCHRLDDKENGAVVPIEIPLRMDLSTLQYIEGAGARIVGNPYHEVEPYEAVRFTNAMDLDRIFYHAQSVYQERNATNAPKIITDENLMKMREAFIERARGYLERGDDECSVLNDLINEDRGHYFWEIRISDIVGAAKDAVQRANSNARLQNNPLLKLTPASVAERFVDLKGKEIRFVYDLKIWRVWNGIRWEDDPAEVKIQKKIKEVVSNLAKEATLTVEDEKILGAVTKFFKGLLSNGGIKGLIEIISRDEKIATSYGHFDADPYLLNFENCTYDLRTFTGRPHSPDDLITNVAGQGTDPDTGETMTVRYDPSAKCPLWKKSLEEWFPLDHDHNPHGKNVDRDTIESLQVRLGYSISGNAIEDDFLVWYGLKGRNGKGVCKDITMAVLGTYATVSDRTLVIETYETGKGGSRGDLKNLIGKRLVFVDELKRKDRLDCAFVKDWCGHGIISFRPPYGSNEIHMRPAGSIILLTNNLGSIESADSIWDRLRIVPWTKYFGENERKKNLRSELFKELPGIINWYLEGYKKYTQLKKLPESNAMHASRVKYMEDNNPLADWIADEMILANEAPKSQRHKIKTLKSEVYTYYKNWALNEGYDKKEYLGRTTFYKELEDKYRGVITLKTIQGSRFYQGICLRYRFENDKHTL